The sequence below is a genomic window from Streptosporangium lutulentum.
GCTCACCGAACAGCCGACGCGATGGGTCGCGCGCCTCGCCCCGGCGCAGTCCCACGGCTGGCAGATCTACGCGGACTTCCTCCTCGGCGCGGGGCACAGCCGAATCGCGGTAGCAGCCGATTCGAGTGTCTACTGGGCATCCGGGACCCGCATTCTGCGGGACCACCTCGCTCCACGCGGCGGCACCGTCATCGAACTCGACATGCGCGCGCTCACCCCCGCGGCGGTGTGCGACGAACTCGTCGGCAATCGCGCGACGGCCCTCCTTCTTCTGGTCGGCCACCCGGAGCCGGCGGTGTCGATCGTCACGTCCGTCCGCCGCGACCGGCGCCTCGCCGAGATCACGATCGGTGCTCCGGCCGGGCAACCGGAGTCCGCCGAATGGGCGAGGTCGCTGGGCGACGACGGCGCCGCGATCCCGTTCCTGCGCTACCTGCCCGAGCGCCTCGGCCCCCTCGGCGCACGAGTCGAGACGGCCCTCCGCGAGCGGCTGGCCGAAGAGCCCTCCTTCGTCGCCTTCGAGGGCTACGACACGATCACCGTTCTCGCCGACGTGCTGC
It includes:
- a CDS encoding ABC transporter substrate-binding protein — encoded protein: MNTPPSPPGAERTDGSSVQIGALVPLTRPGWVDAGRHLLAGLELAVRDVNDAGGIAGRPLELVVRDTAADPQRAAAAVDELARLGVAAVAGEYHSVVARTAAARADALGLPFLCSSAVLDELTEQPTRWVARLAPAQSHGWQIYADFLLGAGHSRIAVAADSSVYWASGTRILRDHLAPRGGTVIELDMRALTPAAVCDELVGNRATALLLLVGHPEPAVSIVTSVRRDRRLAEITIGAPAGQPESAEWARSLGDDGAAIPFLRYLPERLGPLGARVETALRERLAEEPSFVAFEGYDTITVLADVLRSHGVDRARIAESWPHVAVEGTRGRIRFSRTPGISVWQWAWPPIHVADRDPAQPDRFRILHAG